One window of the Janthinobacterium sp. PAMC25594 genome contains the following:
- a CDS encoding patatin-like phospholipase family protein yields MHPRLFAPFVLVALLSGCTVLALRPNSGVENRTFAVQETPRLRIDAPKARIQNPMPSDHFIGIALSGSGSRAANFSAASLEQLEEFGLVSGASAISGVSGGAIAGGYYALHGKQTDWPLLRSKLKTDFFGQTILKPANLTTMLLTNKTRTSFLSDVLDDVLYDKKTYQDLPHDGPIFLANATDATDGGKRVVFSYEYFYNTLHSPIQDIRLATAVATSAAFPGVFDSVTFERFRPKNSFVPELGSESRESPSYVHLFDGGAADNLGVETLWDVALTQLYGNDMAVVPPRLNSKPFILIAIDANAPNSSAVFEKMSDERQPLDRIFNKNIYDAVDALFSRQRKENLVKMGFGQARFDTITHENFGDLSQKFVKGKRTSAFAIPVLCRPHLGQYRCEVDAADPLPGQIRTRLEGFAWHISIDQIASLALRLSSGDAQIDGARKEERAALVKLQRLATQTKTHLKLTGPENCSPDVLQSALYSAARVLILDDEESRFALCDYMLAGQLINDDTVCKQRYVHAVPRFAIESEDLQYRNLSSDGNSVNVPIRCKK; encoded by the coding sequence ATGCATCCACGCTTGTTCGCACCCTTTGTCCTCGTTGCACTGCTGAGCGGCTGCACGGTACTCGCCCTGCGCCCCAACAGCGGCGTCGAAAACCGTACGTTTGCCGTGCAGGAAACCCCGCGCCTGCGCATCGACGCGCCCAAGGCGCGCATCCAGAATCCCATGCCCAGCGACCACTTCATCGGCATCGCCCTGTCCGGCAGTGGCAGCCGCGCCGCCAATTTCTCGGCCGCCTCGCTGGAGCAGTTGGAAGAGTTCGGTCTCGTCAGCGGCGCCTCCGCCATCTCCGGCGTCTCGGGCGGCGCCATCGCGGGCGGCTACTATGCGCTGCATGGCAAGCAAACGGACTGGCCCTTGCTGCGCAGCAAACTGAAAACGGATTTCTTCGGCCAGACCATTCTGAAACCCGCCAACCTGACGACGATGTTGCTGACGAATAAGACGCGCACCTCGTTCCTGTCCGACGTGCTGGACGATGTGCTGTACGACAAAAAAACCTACCAGGACTTGCCGCACGACGGCCCCATCTTCCTGGCCAACGCGACGGACGCCACCGATGGCGGCAAGCGCGTGGTGTTTTCCTATGAGTATTTTTATAACACCCTGCATTCGCCGATCCAGGATATCCGCCTGGCCACGGCCGTGGCCACCTCGGCCGCCTTTCCCGGCGTGTTCGATTCCGTCACCTTCGAGCGTTTCCGCCCGAAAAACAGTTTCGTGCCGGAACTCGGTTCCGAATCGCGCGAATCGCCGTCCTACGTGCACCTGTTCGACGGCGGCGCGGCCGACAACCTGGGCGTGGAAACCCTGTGGGACGTGGCCCTGACGCAGCTGTACGGCAACGACATGGCCGTCGTGCCGCCGCGCCTGAACAGCAAGCCCTTCATCCTCATTGCCATCGATGCCAACGCGCCCAATTCCAGCGCCGTGTTCGAAAAGATGTCGGACGAGCGCCAGCCGCTGGACCGCATCTTCAACAAGAATATCTACGATGCCGTCGACGCCCTGTTTTCGCGCCAGCGCAAGGAAAACCTCGTCAAGATGGGCTTTGGGCAAGCCCGCTTCGATACCATCACGCATGAAAACTTTGGCGACCTGAGCCAGAAATTCGTCAAGGGCAAGCGCACCTCGGCCTTTGCCATTCCCGTGCTGTGCCGGCCCCATCTGGGCCAGTACCGCTGCGAAGTCGATGCGGCCGATCCCCTGCCGGGCCAGATCCGCACGCGGCTGGAAGGCTTTGCCTGGCATATTTCCATCGACCAGATCGCCTCGCTGGCGCTGCGCCTGTCCAGCGGCGATGCGCAAATCGATGGCGCGCGCAAGGAAGAGCGCGCCGCCCTCGTCAAGCTGCAGCGCCTGGCCACGCAGACGAAAACCCATCTGAAGCTGACGGGCCCGGAAAATTGCAGCCCGGACGTCCTGCAATCGGCCCTGTACAGCGCCGCGCGCGTGCTGATCCTCGACGACGAGGAATCGCGCTTCGCCCTGTGCGACTACATGCTGGCGGGCCAGCTGATCAATGACGACACCGTCTGCAAGCAGCGCTACGTGCACGCCGTGCCCCGCTTCGCCATCGAAAGCGAAGACTTGCAGTACCGTAACCTGAGTTCGGACGGCAATTCCGTGAACGTGCCGATACGCTGCAAGAAGTGA
- a CDS encoding zinc ribbon domain-containing protein: protein MFCTACGTQQAEGKTHFCANCGARSDAAEALPAGVAGWSWGAFLLNWIWAIGNRTWIGLLALIPYVGIGVAIWLGIKGREMAWKNGKWQSVEHFNLVQRKWSQWGIGLSLVIGVISLLLSFALLVSWSKDMKRVDASTVDTLLAAAETSSQEAAQAAICPAESDE from the coding sequence ATGTTTTGCACGGCATGCGGGACGCAGCAAGCGGAAGGCAAGACGCACTTTTGCGCCAACTGTGGCGCGCGCAGTGACGCCGCCGAGGCACTGCCTGCCGGTGTGGCTGGCTGGAGTTGGGGCGCCTTCCTGCTGAACTGGATATGGGCGATCGGCAACCGCACGTGGATAGGCTTACTCGCACTGATCCCCTACGTTGGCATCGGGGTTGCCATCTGGCTGGGCATCAAAGGCCGTGAGATGGCCTGGAAAAATGGAAAATGGCAAAGTGTTGAACACTTCAACCTGGTACAACGAAAGTGGTCGCAATGGGGCATCGGTCTTTCGCTTGTCATCGGCGTGATCAGCCTGTTGCTGTCTTTCGCCTTACTCGTATCGTGGTCGAAAGACATGAAGCGCGTTGACGCCAGCACCGTCGACACCCTCCTGGCGGCAGCGGAAACGTCCTCGCAAGAGGCCGCACAAGCGGCAATATGCCCCGCCGAAAGCGATGAGTAG
- a CDS encoding TerD family protein — MSVNLSKGQKISLDKEAGATLTRITMGLGWDAAKTKGFLGFGSKTEAVDLDASCVMFDENKSTSDIVWFRQLKSKDGSIVHTGDNRTGAGDGDDEQINVDLSKVPANVKSLVFTVNSFTGQNFSQVENAYCRILNASNNQEVARFNLSVQGTHTAQIMARLYRHNGEWKMHAIGENGNGRTFDDLMPQIAVHL, encoded by the coding sequence ATGTCTGTCAATTTGAGCAAAGGCCAGAAGATTTCTCTGGACAAAGAAGCTGGTGCCACCCTGACCCGTATCACCATGGGCCTGGGCTGGGATGCGGCCAAGACCAAGGGTTTCCTCGGTTTCGGTTCGAAGACGGAAGCCGTCGACCTGGACGCGTCGTGCGTCATGTTCGATGAAAACAAGAGCACGTCCGACATCGTCTGGTTCCGCCAGCTGAAAAGCAAGGACGGCAGCATCGTTCACACGGGCGACAACCGTACGGGCGCGGGCGATGGCGACGACGAACAGATCAATGTCGATCTGTCGAAAGTGCCGGCGAACGTGAAAAGCCTGGTCTTCACCGTCAACAGCTTTACAGGCCAGAACTTCTCGCAGGTGGAAAACGCCTATTGCCGCATCTTGAATGCCAGCAATAACCAGGAAGTCGCGCGTTTCAACCTGTCTGTGCAAGGTACCCACACGGCACAGATCATGGCCAGGCTGTACCGCCATAACGGCGAATGGAAGATGCACGCCATCGGAGAAAACGGCAACGGTCGCACGTTTGACGACCTGATGCCGCAGATTGCCGTGCATCTATAA
- a CDS encoding TIGR00266 family protein has product MPVFTITGDVDPFLHVSLAKGEKIYCESNAMVMMETNLELKGKMTGGIGAALMRTFANGESFFQQHIEAMRGDGDCLLSPTLPGAMRVLDVGNEIGAQQYMISDGAFVAASAGVELKVRTQSLGNALFAQSGGFFITETAGSGQLAVSGFGAMSILEVTPGKDVVIDNSHVVCWDNRLQYEISMTTGSSGGFLGNLINSQTSGEGVVLKFSGTGKILVCSRNRAAFLAWTQSKPA; this is encoded by the coding sequence ATGCCAGTTTTTACTATTACCGGGGATGTCGACCCGTTCCTGCATGTGTCGCTGGCCAAGGGCGAGAAGATTTATTGCGAATCCAACGCGATGGTGATGATGGAAACCAATCTTGAGCTGAAAGGCAAGATGACTGGCGGCATAGGTGCGGCGTTGATGCGCACCTTTGCCAACGGGGAATCGTTCTTTCAGCAGCATATCGAGGCCATGCGGGGCGACGGCGATTGTCTGCTGTCGCCCACCTTGCCCGGCGCGATGCGGGTGCTGGATGTGGGCAATGAGATTGGCGCCCAGCAATACATGATCAGCGACGGCGCCTTCGTGGCGGCCAGTGCTGGCGTGGAATTGAAGGTGCGCACGCAAAGCCTTGGCAATGCGCTGTTTGCCCAGAGCGGTGGGTTTTTCATCACCGAGACGGCAGGCAGCGGCCAGTTGGCGGTCTCCGGTTTTGGCGCGATGTCGATACTGGAAGTGACGCCTGGCAAGGACGTGGTGATCGATAACTCGCACGTCGTGTGCTGGGATAACCGCCTGCAATACGAAATTTCCATGACGACCGGCAGCAGCGGCGGCTTTCTGGGCAATTTGATCAATAGCCAGACCAGCGGCGAGGGCGTAGTGCTGAAATTTTCAGGCACGGGAAAAATCCTCGTGTGCTCGCGCAACCGCGCGGCCTTCCTCGCCTGGACGCAAAGCAAGCCGGCGTAA
- a CDS encoding TerD family protein, with product MAISLQKGGNVNLSKEAPGISKMIIGLGWDARATDGAAFDIDGSIFLLKADGKVRADVDMIFYNNLKSSDGSVTHSGDNTTGAGDGDDETVIVDLATVPAEIDKIAVCVTIHDAEARKQNFGMVSKAYVRCVNANGNTEIARFDLSEDGSAETAMVFGEIYRNGADWKFKAIGQGYKGGLGPLAASFGVGV from the coding sequence ATGGCAATCAGTCTGCAAAAAGGCGGCAACGTCAACCTGAGCAAGGAAGCCCCCGGCATTTCGAAGATGATCATCGGCCTGGGCTGGGATGCCCGCGCCACCGACGGCGCCGCATTCGACATCGACGGTTCGATCTTCCTGCTGAAGGCCGACGGCAAGGTTCGCGCCGACGTCGACATGATTTTTTACAACAACCTGAAGTCGAGCGACGGTTCCGTCACCCACTCGGGCGACAACACCACCGGCGCCGGTGATGGCGATGATGAAACCGTCATCGTCGACCTGGCCACGGTGCCAGCCGAGATCGACAAGATCGCCGTCTGCGTCACGATTCACGATGCCGAAGCGCGCAAGCAAAACTTTGGTATGGTATCGAAGGCCTACGTGCGTTGCGTCAACGCCAACGGCAACACGGAAATCGCCCGCTTCGACCTGTCGGAAGACGGTTCGGCGGAAACGGCGATGGTCTTCGGTGAAATCTACCGCAATGGCGCCGATTGGAAATTCAAGGCCATCGGCCAGGGTTACAAGGGCGGTTTAGGCCCTTTGGCTGCCTCGTTCGGCGTCGGCGTCTAA
- a CDS encoding DUF475 domain-containing protein has translation MKHFRVSFLVTFICLGISAWWGYTHGGVSTMLSALGIAVILSVMEVSLSFDNAVVNASVLKNWDKFWQNLFLGVGIIIAVFGMRLLFPLVIVAQAADLGLLEVWNLALSNPEQYSMHLTNHHAEVAAFGGIFLLLVFLNFLLDSEKETHWLGRIEEKLGALGKISSISVMIALGTLMASLSMIDEGQKLVVLTAGLWGILTYVGVDVISGLLEGDNGDGNMGDIIKRGGIGGFLYLEVLDASFSFDGVIGAFAITKDVVIIMLGLAIGAMFVRSMTVFLVRKGTLDEFVYLEHGAHYAIGILAVIMLVSMKFHIPEIFTGLIGVAFILASLWSSIRHKRRMALEEGQTQALEPVKAV, from the coding sequence ATGAAACATTTCAGAGTGTCATTTCTAGTGACATTTATCTGCCTGGGTATTTCCGCCTGGTGGGGTTACACGCACGGTGGCGTGTCGACCATGCTGTCGGCATTGGGCATAGCGGTGATCCTGAGCGTGATGGAAGTCTCGCTGTCGTTTGATAACGCGGTGGTCAATGCCTCGGTGTTGAAGAACTGGGACAAGTTCTGGCAGAACCTGTTCCTGGGCGTGGGCATCATCATCGCCGTCTTCGGCATGCGTCTGCTGTTCCCGCTGGTCATCGTGGCGCAAGCGGCGGACCTGGGCTTGCTGGAAGTATGGAATCTGGCCCTGAGCAATCCGGAACAGTATTCGATGCACCTGACGAATCACCACGCGGAAGTGGCGGCTTTCGGCGGCATTTTCCTGCTGCTGGTGTTCCTGAACTTCCTGCTGGACTCGGAGAAAGAAACGCACTGGCTGGGCCGTATTGAAGAAAAACTGGGCGCGCTGGGCAAGATCTCGTCGATTTCCGTGATGATCGCGCTGGGCACCCTGATGGCCAGCCTGTCGATGATCGACGAAGGCCAGAAACTGGTGGTCCTGACGGCCGGTCTGTGGGGTATTTTGACCTACGTGGGCGTCGATGTGATCAGCGGCTTGCTGGAAGGCGATAACGGCGACGGCAACATGGGCGACATCATCAAGCGCGGCGGTATCGGCGGCTTCCTGTACCTGGAAGTGCTCGACGCCTCGTTCAGCTTTGACGGTGTGATCGGCGCGTTTGCCATCACCAAGGATGTCGTGATCATCATGCTGGGCCTGGCAATCGGCGCGATGTTTGTGCGTTCGATGACGGTGTTCCTGGTGCGCAAGGGCACGCTCGACGAGTTCGTTTATCTGGAGCACGGCGCGCACTATGCGATCGGTATCCTGGCCGTGATCATGTTGGTCAGCATGAAGTTCCACATTCCCGAGATCTTCACGGGTCTGATCGGGGTGGCCTTCATTCTCGCCTCGCTGTGGTCGTCGATCCGCCACAAGCGCAGGATGGCCCTCGAAGAAGGCCAGACGCAAGCGCTGGAGCCGGTCAAGGCAGTGTAA
- the nhaR gene encoding transcriptional activator NhaR — MKTTGFNYRHLYFFWVVAKEGGVTRAAERLGLAVQTISTQLALLEKELGKSLLQPQGRRLVPTEAGRLALGYADQIFLLGEQMQEALADTDAEKMRLTVGISDSLPKLMAYRMLDATRSLNKPVKLVCLEDEFESLLADLALHKLDLVLTDRAVPAGASLRVSSHLWGESAMKLFAIPALAEQYRDNFPHSLHGAPFLLPARNNALRGRIDEWMVQQGVRPDVVGEFEDNAMLNAFGRKGLGLFFAPASLAGEIEEQFGAVLVGDASSLREQFYVISNERKIMHPALDVILAAIQSHPKIHKET; from the coding sequence ATGAAAACTACCGGTTTCAATTACCGCCATTTGTACTTCTTTTGGGTGGTCGCCAAGGAAGGCGGCGTGACGCGCGCGGCCGAGCGGCTGGGACTGGCCGTGCAAACCATCAGCACCCAGCTGGCCCTGCTGGAAAAGGAACTGGGCAAGTCGCTGCTGCAGCCGCAGGGACGGCGCCTGGTGCCGACGGAAGCGGGCCGGCTGGCGCTCGGCTATGCCGACCAGATTTTTTTGCTGGGTGAACAGATGCAGGAAGCGCTGGCCGACACGGACGCGGAAAAGATGCGCCTGACGGTGGGCATTTCCGATTCCCTGCCGAAACTGATGGCGTATCGCATGCTCGACGCCACGCGCAGCCTGAACAAGCCCGTCAAGCTCGTCTGCCTGGAAGATGAATTCGAGTCCCTGCTGGCCGACCTGGCCCTGCACAAGCTGGACCTGGTGCTGACGGACCGCGCCGTGCCGGCCGGCGCCAGCCTGCGCGTCTCCAGCCACCTGTGGGGAGAGAGCGCGATGAAGCTGTTCGCCATCCCCGCGCTGGCGGAACAATACCGCGACAATTTCCCGCACAGCCTGCACGGCGCCCCATTTTTACTGCCCGCGCGCAATAACGCGCTGCGCGGGCGCATCGACGAATGGATGGTGCAGCAGGGCGTGCGTCCCGACGTGGTCGGCGAATTCGAGGACAACGCCATGCTCAACGCGTTTGGCCGCAAGGGCCTGGGCCTGTTCTTCGCCCCGGCCAGCCTGGCCGGCGAGATCGAGGAGCAATTCGGCGCCGTGCTGGTGGGCGACGCCTCGTCCCTGCGCGAACAGTTTTATGTGATTTCGAACGAGCGCAAGATCATGCACCCGGCGCTGGACGTGATTCTGGCCGCCATTCAGAGTCACCCGAAGATTCACAAGGAAACCTGA
- a CDS encoding MFS transporter — protein sequence MSTAGKTIDIPDLINNNKIGSFQIGMLILCGLCVIMDGFDVQAMGYVAPAIIADWHVSKANLGPVFGAGLLGMLVGSLVFSITADKFGRRPVLIGSTIFFSLCMLVTPLATTIEQLQLIRFITGLGLGAVMPNAMALAGEYSPLRKKVTLMMLVSCGFTLGAVLGGLLSAALIPAFGWQSVFYVGGVVPLVIGVLMFFLLPESMQFLVLKQRKLDKVAKWLKRIDPTVNITTDTQYVVHEKAHKGAPVLQLFTDGRAKMTILLWVINFMNLLNLYFLSNWLPTIAKEAGLSTANAVLAGTALQVGGTIGTLVMGQLIDRSSFRRILLPCFLVAAVAIALIGRPDVSLAFLFITIFIAGFCVVGGQPAVNALAASYYPTTLRSTGIGWSLGIGRIGSIIGPVLGGELIRLNWPNSTIFLVVAIPAIVSAVMVFAMRGGPQTAAKG from the coding sequence ATGTCCACGGCAGGCAAGACGATCGATATTCCCGATCTCATCAATAACAACAAGATCGGCTCCTTCCAGATCGGCATGCTGATCCTGTGCGGGCTATGCGTCATCATGGATGGCTTCGATGTACAGGCGATGGGTTATGTGGCACCCGCCATCATTGCCGACTGGCATGTCAGCAAGGCCAACCTGGGCCCCGTGTTTGGCGCGGGCTTGCTGGGCATGCTGGTCGGCTCGCTCGTCTTCAGCATCACGGCCGACAAGTTCGGCCGCCGTCCCGTGCTGATCGGCTCGACCATCTTCTTTTCGCTGTGCATGCTGGTCACGCCGCTGGCGACGACCATCGAGCAATTGCAGCTGATCCGTTTTATTACCGGACTGGGCCTGGGCGCCGTGATGCCGAACGCCATGGCGCTGGCCGGCGAATACAGCCCCCTGCGCAAGAAAGTCACGCTGATGATGCTGGTCTCGTGCGGCTTTACGCTGGGCGCCGTGCTGGGCGGATTATTGTCCGCCGCGCTGATTCCCGCCTTCGGCTGGCAATCCGTGTTTTACGTGGGCGGCGTGGTGCCGCTCGTCATCGGCGTGCTGATGTTCTTCCTGCTGCCGGAATCGATGCAATTCCTGGTGCTCAAGCAACGCAAGCTGGATAAAGTCGCCAAGTGGCTCAAACGCATCGATCCTACCGTCAACATCACGACCGACACGCAATACGTCGTGCATGAAAAGGCCCACAAGGGCGCGCCCGTGCTGCAACTGTTTACGGACGGCCGCGCGAAGATGACGATTTTGTTGTGGGTCATCAACTTCATGAACTTGCTGAACTTGTATTTCCTGTCGAACTGGCTACCCACGATCGCCAAGGAAGCGGGCCTGTCCACGGCCAACGCCGTGCTGGCCGGCACGGCCCTGCAAGTGGGCGGCACCATCGGCACCCTCGTCATGGGCCAGCTGATCGACCGTTCCAGCTTCCGCCGCATCCTGCTGCCATGCTTTTTGGTCGCCGCCGTCGCCATTGCCCTGATCGGCCGTCCCGACGTGTCGCTGGCCTTCCTGTTCATCACCATCTTCATCGCCGGCTTTTGCGTGGTGGGCGGCCAGCCGGCCGTCAACGCCCTGGCGGCCAGCTACTACCCGACCACCTTGCGCTCGACGGGCATCGGCTGGAGCCTGGGCATCGGGCGCATCGGCTCCATCATCGGCCCTGTGCTCGGTGGCGAGCTGATCCGCCTGAACTGGCCCAACAGCACGATTTTCCTCGTCGTCGCCATCCCCGCCATCGTCTCGGCCGTCATGGTGTTTGCCATGCGCGGCGGGCCGCAAACGGCGGCCAAGGGCTGA
- a CDS encoding hemolysin family protein: MHNVLLVLLALFLVALNGFFVAAEFGIVTLRRTRIRAIARTQGLRGRILAKVHGQLDAYLSACQLGITLASLGLGWVGEPAFAGLLEPLFSAIGVTSQELIHGISFVLAFSVISFLHIVVGELAPKSMAIRNPEAVGLWSAIPLYGFYWAMYPAIYLLNASANWVLRMAGLSGKGGHDAHYSSEELKLILRTSQPGEKFTRDERNILAQSLDFEQMTVSDLMRPINEVIALYASNTLEENLDTVLRNRFSRYPYFDTNEDDVLGVVHLKDLFFAQQAGKPITSLTPFLRPVDIISARTPALELFRRFRDGAPHFALIGEKGKRPLGFITLDNLLGAMVGEIRDEFRRNENDWLKQSDGTLIGKASLPIFSLERILGIDIENEELGLDDVESVGGLIMVKLGDIPKQGQRITFVDFDIVVKKMNGPRIVLIKVIPKQERDLDADLRD; the protein is encoded by the coding sequence ATGCACAATGTCTTGCTAGTCCTGCTCGCCCTCTTCCTGGTCGCGCTGAACGGTTTTTTTGTTGCCGCCGAATTTGGCATCGTCACCTTGCGGCGCACGCGCATCCGCGCCATCGCCAGGACACAGGGACTGCGGGGCCGCATCCTGGCCAAGGTGCATGGCCAGCTGGACGCCTACCTGTCCGCCTGCCAGCTGGGCATCACGCTGGCGTCGCTGGGCCTGGGCTGGGTCGGCGAACCGGCGTTCGCCGGCCTGCTCGAACCGCTGTTTAGCGCCATCGGCGTCACCTCGCAAGAGCTGATCCACGGCATTTCCTTCGTCCTCGCCTTCAGCGTCATTTCCTTCCTGCACATTGTGGTGGGTGAACTGGCCCCCAAATCGATGGCCATCCGCAATCCGGAAGCCGTCGGCCTGTGGAGCGCGATTCCCCTGTACGGCTTTTACTGGGCCATGTATCCGGCCATTTACTTGCTCAACGCCAGCGCCAACTGGGTGCTGCGCATGGCGGGCCTGTCCGGCAAGGGCGGCCACGATGCGCATTACTCGTCCGAAGAATTGAAACTGATCCTGCGCACCAGCCAGCCGGGCGAAAAATTTACGCGCGACGAGCGCAACATCCTGGCCCAGTCGCTCGACTTCGAACAGATGACGGTGTCGGACCTGATGCGCCCGATCAATGAAGTGATCGCCCTGTACGCCTCGAATACGCTGGAAGAAAACCTCGACACGGTGCTGCGCAACCGCTTCAGCCGCTACCCGTATTTCGACACGAATGAAGACGACGTACTGGGCGTGGTGCACTTGAAGGATCTGTTCTTTGCCCAGCAAGCAGGTAAACCAATCACCTCGCTCACGCCGTTTTTGCGTCCCGTGGACATCATTTCCGCGCGCACGCCGGCACTCGAACTGTTCCGCCGCTTCCGCGACGGCGCGCCGCACTTCGCCCTGATCGGAGAGAAGGGCAAGCGCCCGCTGGGTTTCATCACCCTGGATAACTTGCTCGGCGCCATGGTGGGTGAAATCCGCGACGAATTCCGCCGCAATGAAAACGACTGGCTCAAGCAAAGCGACGGCACCCTGATCGGCAAGGCCAGCCTGCCGATCTTCTCGCTCGAACGCATCCTCGGCATCGATATCGAAAACGAGGAACTGGGGCTGGACGACGTGGAATCGGTGGGCGGCTTGATCATGGTCAAGCTGGGGGATATTCCGAAGCAGGGCCAGCGCATCACCTTTGTCGACTTCGACATCGTCGTCAAGAAGATGAACGGACCCCGCATCGTGCTGATCAAAGTGATTCCGAAGCAGGAACGGGATCTGGATGCCGATTTAAGGGATTAA
- a CDS encoding AI-2E family transporter, with amino-acid sequence MDKRFEPHARLAAIIFLLIGCFFVLRPFLAAMLFAACVGISSWPLYILLLERLKGRRNWAAAIMTVSLILVIVLPLALVTYNLADNVSRIYDQIRAALESGGLHPPAWLASIPVVGETIAGYVERLLADREELLNLGKTMLEPARHFLASGGILLGTGLAQTSLAVFVSFFLYRDGQQLSRALMTGAGRIIGDSAPGVGLTISRTVRGVMYGLLGTALAQALVAVIGFLIAGVPAVALLGVATFIFSLIPVGPPLIWGGAAIWLFSDGQTGWGIFMLVWGALLISGVDNVVKPMLISRGSSLPFLLVLLGVLGGVLAFGFVGIFIGPTLLAVLYSLLQTWTVGETTVPQGKDTLTLKK; translated from the coding sequence ATGGACAAACGTTTCGAGCCGCACGCCCGCCTGGCAGCCATCATCTTCTTGCTGATCGGCTGCTTTTTCGTCTTGCGGCCCTTCCTCGCCGCCATGCTGTTTGCCGCCTGTGTGGGCATTTCCAGCTGGCCCCTGTATATCCTGCTGCTGGAACGCCTGAAAGGCCGCCGCAACTGGGCCGCCGCCATCATGACCGTGTCGCTGATCCTCGTCATCGTGCTGCCGCTGGCCCTCGTCACCTACAACCTGGCCGACAATGTCTCGCGCATCTATGACCAGATCCGCGCCGCGCTGGAATCGGGCGGCCTGCATCCACCTGCCTGGCTCGCCAGCATTCCCGTGGTGGGCGAAACCATCGCCGGCTACGTGGAGCGCCTGCTGGCCGATCGCGAGGAATTACTGAATTTGGGCAAGACCATGCTGGAGCCGGCGCGCCATTTCCTCGCTTCCGGCGGCATTTTGCTGGGCACGGGCCTGGCGCAGACCAGCCTGGCCGTGTTCGTCAGCTTCTTCCTTTACCGCGACGGCCAGCAACTGAGCCGTGCCTTGATGACGGGCGCGGGCCGCATCATCGGCGACAGCGCGCCCGGCGTGGGCCTGACCATCAGCCGCACCGTGCGCGGCGTCATGTACGGCTTGCTGGGCACGGCGCTGGCGCAGGCGCTGGTGGCCGTGATCGGCTTTCTGATCGCCGGCGTGCCCGCCGTCGCGCTCTTGGGCGTGGCCACCTTCATCTTTTCGCTGATCCCCGTCGGCCCGCCCCTGATCTGGGGCGGCGCCGCCATCTGGCTGTTTTCCGACGGCCAGACGGGCTGGGGCATCTTCATGCTGGTGTGGGGCGCGCTGCTGATCAGCGGCGTGGATAACGTGGTCAAACCCATGCTGATCAGCCGCGGCAGCAGCCTGCCGTTCCTGCTGGTGCTGCTCGGTGTGCTGGGCGGCGTGCTGGCCTTCGGCTTCGTCGGCATCTTTATCGGCCCGACCCTGCTGGCGGTGCTGTACAGCCTGCTCCAGACGTGGACGGTGGGCGAGACCACCGTGCCGCAGGGCAAAGATACGCTGACGTTGAAGAAGTAA
- a CDS encoding SCO family protein encodes MKKTLTLLLAAALVAVLAGCGKPAAPKLEFKNTDVTGLGYAREFALTDHTGHPRTLADYKGKLVLMFFGYTQCPDVCPTTMADMAQVMREMGPQADQVQVLFVTVDPERDTQALLAQYVPAFDKRFVGLYGDAAATAKVAKEFKVYYAKVEGETDSSYTVDHTAGTYVFDREGKIRLFVRHGEKPAAIAHDLKLLLS; translated from the coding sequence ATGAAAAAAACCCTGACCCTGTTGTTGGCGGCCGCCCTGGTCGCCGTCCTCGCCGGCTGCGGCAAGCCTGCCGCACCGAAGCTGGAATTCAAGAATACGGACGTGACGGGCCTCGGCTACGCGCGCGAGTTCGCGCTGACGGACCACACGGGCCACCCGCGCACCCTGGCCGACTACAAGGGCAAGCTGGTGCTGATGTTCTTCGGCTACACGCAATGCCCGGATGTGTGCCCCACCACCATGGCCGACATGGCGCAAGTGATGCGGGAAATGGGCCCGCAGGCGGACCAGGTGCAAGTGCTGTTCGTCACCGTCGACCCCGAGCGCGACACGCAAGCCTTGCTGGCGCAGTACGTGCCCGCCTTCGACAAGCGCTTCGTCGGCCTGTATGGCGATGCGGCCGCGACGGCCAAGGTAGCCAAGGAATTCAAGGTGTATTACGCCAAGGTCGAGGGCGAAACCGATAGCAGCTACACGGTCGACCATACGGCCGGCACCTATGTGTTCGACCGCGAAGGCAAGATCCGCCTGTTCGTGCGTCACGGCGAAAAACCTGCCGCCATCGCGCACGATCTTAAACTTCTGCTATCCTGA